A genomic region of Exiguobacterium sp. Helios contains the following coding sequences:
- a CDS encoding Na/Pi cotransporter family protein — protein sequence MNYDLQEMIFTFIGGLGIFLFGIKYMGDGLQKTAGDRLRYILDKYTSNPFLGILAGIVVTVLIQSSSGTTVIVVGLVSAGLMNLRQAIGVVMGANIGTTITAFIIGFNVKEAALPAIALGAFLIFFFNKERIQYIGQIFFGFGALFYGLTLMGDGMAPLESSEWFRELTVSMSDSPLLGVFVGTIFTMLVQSSSATIGILQELYDGGMIDIKAALPVLFGDNIGTTITAVLAALGASIAAKRTAAAHVIFNIVGTILFLIALPVFSSFITWITGALDLEPKMQIAFAHGTFNVVNTLIQCWFIAQIAWLVQKVVPGTDTTVDSKPRHLDQNILNQSSSLALNQAKLEVLRMGEFSKEGLGKAHRYTQSHDKKDVSDAGQIEYAINHLNTEVTSYLVKVAAHDLSERESNDHSLLMHAVNDFERIGDHVENVIELVDFQIVNRITFTDKAKKELDEMYILTQKIVETAIKAVELDDVSLARQVLELEGKLDSLERLFRKHHVLRVNAGECTGQAGMIFVDLLSNLERIGDHAVNITDLVLEQRSGTA from the coding sequence ATGAACTATGATTTACAGGAAATGATCTTCACCTTTATCGGTGGACTGGGTATTTTCCTATTCGGTATTAAGTATATGGGAGATGGTCTGCAAAAAACAGCGGGAGACCGTCTACGGTACATTTTAGATAAATATACCTCCAATCCGTTTCTTGGAATTTTGGCCGGTATCGTCGTTACGGTCTTGATTCAGTCGTCATCGGGAACGACCGTCATCGTCGTTGGTCTGGTCAGTGCCGGTTTGATGAACTTACGTCAAGCAATCGGTGTTGTCATGGGGGCAAACATCGGAACGACGATTACGGCCTTCATCATCGGCTTTAACGTTAAGGAAGCTGCACTTCCGGCGATTGCGCTGGGAGCGTTCCTGATTTTCTTCTTCAATAAAGAACGGATTCAATACATCGGTCAAATTTTCTTCGGGTTTGGAGCGCTCTTCTATGGGTTGACGCTCATGGGAGACGGAATGGCACCGCTTGAATCAAGCGAATGGTTCCGAGAACTGACAGTATCGATGTCAGATAGTCCTTTGCTGGGTGTATTTGTTGGAACCATTTTCACAATGTTAGTTCAATCCTCATCTGCGACAATCGGGATTTTGCAAGAATTATATGATGGCGGAATGATCGATATTAAGGCTGCGCTACCCGTCTTGTTCGGTGATAATATCGGAACAACGATTACGGCTGTTCTCGCGGCTCTCGGCGCTTCGATTGCGGCAAAACGGACAGCTGCGGCGCACGTCATCTTTAATATCGTCGGAACGATTTTGTTCTTGATTGCCTTACCTGTATTCTCGAGTTTCATCACCTGGATTACAGGAGCGCTTGATCTTGAACCGAAAATGCAAATTGCTTTTGCTCATGGTACATTTAATGTCGTCAACACGTTGATTCAATGCTGGTTCATCGCGCAAATCGCATGGCTTGTTCAAAAAGTCGTGCCGGGAACGGATACGACCGTCGATTCGAAACCACGCCACTTGGATCAAAACATCTTAAACCAGTCGTCGTCACTCGCATTGAATCAAGCAAAACTTGAAGTGTTACGAATGGGTGAATTCTCAAAAGAAGGGCTTGGGAAAGCGCACCGTTATACGCAATCACATGATAAAAAAGACGTCTCGGACGCCGGACAGATCGAATATGCAATTAACCATTTGAACACTGAAGTCACAAGTTATCTTGTTAAGGTCGCGGCACATGATTTATCCGAACGGGAATCAAACGATCACTCACTTCTCATGCACGCCGTCAACGATTTTGAACGGATTGGTGATCACGTCGAAAATGTCATCGAACTGGTTGACTTCCAAATCGTCAATCGGATTACGTTTACCGATAAGGCTAAAAAAGAATTGGATGAAATGTACATCTTGACGCAAAAAATCGTCGAAACAGCCATTAAAGCCGTTGAACTCGATGATGTTTCACTGGCACGTCAAGTGCTTGAGTTAGAAGGGAAACTGGATTCCCTTGAACGTTTATTCCGCAAACACCATGTCTTGCGTGTTAATGCAGGGGAGTGTACCGGTCAGGCCGGAATGATCTTCGTGGATCTGCTGTCGAACCTGGAACGGATCGGTGACCACGCCGTCAATATTACGGACCTGGTACTCGAGCAACGTTCAGGAACAGCCTGA
- a CDS encoding alpha-amylase: MERNHTMMQFFEWHVENDGKHWQRLKERAPELRAAGITSVWIPPASKGQSDEDTGYGIYDVYDLGEFDQKGTVRTKYGTKDELIEAIQVAHENDIAIYADVVMNHKAAADELETIKVVEVHPEDRSQEISEEFEIDAWTKFTFPGRNGKYSDFIWTHEFFNGTDFDAREEKTGVFKISGKNKDWNDQVDNEFGNYDYLMFANIDYNHPEVREEMINWGNWFKETINCQGFRLDAIKHINYEFVNEFAKSMIGDNPDGFYMVGEFWKSDLDDCRQFLDSVDYTIDLFDVPLHYKFHEASQQGQEFDLTTLFADTLVESHPTNAVTFVDNHDSQPGESLESWIDDWFKQHAYASVLLRKDGYPCVFYGDYYGIQGPHPVEGKKEMINALLYARYHKAYGEQEDYLDDPHCIGWVRRGVEEFPNSGCAVLLSNADMCEKRMFVGETRAGEEWFDYTNHQEEPVVIDEEGFGVFPVPGGGVSVFAPRDEQ; the protein is encoded by the coding sequence ATGGAACGTAACCATACAATGATGCAGTTTTTTGAGTGGCATGTAGAAAATGATGGGAAGCATTGGCAGCGCTTAAAAGAGAGAGCGCCGGAACTGCGTGCTGCAGGCATCACATCTGTTTGGATTCCGCCAGCGTCAAAGGGACAATCAGATGAAGACACAGGGTATGGCATTTACGATGTCTATGATTTAGGAGAGTTTGATCAAAAAGGGACGGTCCGCACGAAGTACGGGACAAAAGACGAGCTAATCGAAGCCATTCAAGTCGCACACGAAAATGATATCGCGATTTATGCCGATGTCGTCATGAACCATAAAGCAGCAGCAGATGAACTCGAGACGATTAAAGTCGTTGAGGTCCATCCGGAAGACCGTTCGCAAGAAATTTCAGAAGAATTTGAAATTGATGCCTGGACGAAGTTTACGTTCCCCGGTCGAAACGGTAAATATTCGGATTTCATCTGGACACATGAATTTTTCAACGGTACGGATTTTGATGCCCGGGAAGAGAAAACGGGTGTCTTTAAGATTTCCGGTAAAAATAAAGACTGGAACGATCAAGTAGACAATGAATTCGGAAACTATGACTATTTGATGTTCGCTAACATTGATTACAACCATCCTGAAGTGCGTGAAGAGATGATTAACTGGGGAAACTGGTTTAAAGAGACAATCAATTGCCAAGGTTTCCGTTTGGACGCCATCAAACATATCAACTACGAATTCGTCAACGAGTTCGCAAAATCGATGATCGGAGATAATCCGGACGGTTTCTATATGGTCGGTGAGTTCTGGAAATCGGATTTAGATGATTGCCGTCAATTTTTAGACAGTGTTGATTATACAATCGATTTATTTGATGTGCCGCTCCATTATAAATTCCATGAAGCGTCGCAACAGGGACAAGAATTTGATTTAACGACATTATTTGCGGATACACTGGTTGAATCCCACCCGACGAACGCGGTGACATTCGTTGATAACCATGACTCGCAACCAGGTGAATCGCTCGAGTCGTGGATTGATGACTGGTTCAAACAACATGCCTATGCATCGGTACTCCTTCGTAAAGATGGTTATCCATGTGTCTTCTACGGTGATTATTATGGTATCCAAGGACCTCACCCGGTCGAAGGCAAAAAAGAAATGATCAATGCTTTACTGTATGCCCGTTACCATAAAGCATATGGCGAACAAGAAGATTACCTTGACGATCCACATTGTATCGGTTGGGTCCGTCGTGGTGTCGAAGAATTCCCGAACTCGGGATGCGCTGTTTTACTTTCGAATGCGGACATGTGCGAAAAACGAATGTTTGTCGGTGAGACGCGTGCCGGAGAAGAGTGGTTTGATTATACGAACCACCAAGAAGAACCGGTTGTGATCGATGAAGAGGGCTTCGGCGTTTTCCCGGTTCCAGGCGGCGGTGTCTCTGTATTTGCTCCGCGTGACGAACAGTAA
- a CDS encoding superoxide dismutase: MSKFELPELGYAYDALEPHIDARTMEIHHSKHHNTYVTNVNAALEGSEHEGKSLEELLQNLDSLPANIQTAVRNNGGGHWNHSFFWKLLKKNDGAAPTGELASAIDESFGSFDAFKDEFAKAATTRFGSGWAWLIVDGGKLSVVSTPNQDTPVMEGKTPILGLDVWEHAYYLNYQNRRPDYINAFFNVVDWDHVAKLYADAK; the protein is encoded by the coding sequence ATGTCAAAATTTGAATTACCAGAACTCGGCTACGCTTATGATGCGCTAGAGCCACATATCGATGCTCGTACGATGGAGATTCACCACTCTAAACACCACAACACGTATGTCACGAACGTCAATGCAGCACTTGAAGGGTCAGAGCACGAAGGAAAATCACTTGAAGAATTACTTCAAAACCTGGATTCACTTCCTGCAAACATTCAAACAGCTGTCCGTAACAACGGTGGCGGTCATTGGAACCATTCGTTCTTCTGGAAACTCTTGAAAAAGAACGATGGTGCAGCACCAACTGGTGAACTTGCTTCAGCAATCGACGAGTCATTCGGTTCGTTTGATGCGTTCAAAGATGAGTTCGCAAAAGCAGCTACAACACGTTTTGGTTCAGGTTGGGCTTGGCTCATCGTTGACGGCGGGAAATTATCAGTCGTTTCAACACCAAACCAAGACACACCAGTCATGGAAGGGAAAACGCCGATTCTCGGACTTGATGTTTGGGAACATGCGTATTACCTCAACTATCAAAACCGTCGTCCTGATTACATCAACGCCTTCTTTAATGTCGTTGACTGGGATCATGTGGCAAAACTTTACGCTGACGCAAAATAA
- a CDS encoding penicillin-binding protein 2: MAKRITVKGKRRNHLPLRLNLMFFVVFLLFAILIFRLGVVQIVNGEKISREVQKTEMIASKYEVPRGKIYDRDGRLLVDTISKYSIVYRRSQNTKVDERIEIASRLAAIINLPKDDWKVTERDMKDYWVAVNSEESDRRYKKAVEKRYPNAEEQNKLSISEQDQIRLDTITKKDIDFDDKTMEIIAIKHNMEVGYALDPQLVKLGANAKEMAIIDENLEDLKGVSVEPFYERSYPYEGTLRNIFGKYSKIPAEQQAEFKAKGYSLNDRVGTSFLEQQYEDLLRGKPAYDVYETFNGEPVGEPNREEGESGKDLVLTVDAEYNKQVDQILQQAIKMGRGMGSGYLKEGYAVVMNPKTGEILAMSGQKLDTATNKFSDVAINNVLTSLQIGSTIKGATVAMGLEEGVIRQNEVINDAPITIGGTKKGSYVNMGPITDLTALERSSNVYMFNIAMRMAKYPSNGVAGASVDAAAAIMQNYYSQFGLGVTTGIDLPYEAKGVQGTPDRVTLLMDRVIGQYDAFTPLQVAQYVSTLANGGYRVQPHFLKEVLASNSIEDETKKVDYSFKTNYLNRIEVSQANIDHVREGFHRVVKGERGTAKIIAQTGIDAAAKTGTAQVSVYGEDGIALRDGSGQPVRSLNSNLVGWAPYDNPEMAWAVFLPYMEQETVNSKIGHDLVKAYFNVKDVPWQTKPN, translated from the coding sequence ATGGCGAAACGAATCACGGTGAAGGGAAAACGGCGGAATCATCTGCCACTTCGCCTTAACTTAATGTTTTTTGTAGTATTTTTATTGTTTGCGATTTTAATTTTCCGCTTAGGTGTCGTCCAGATTGTGAATGGTGAAAAGATTTCACGTGAAGTTCAAAAAACGGAAATGATTGCTTCGAAATACGAAGTTCCGCGTGGGAAGATTTATGACCGCGATGGCCGGTTGTTAGTCGATACGATCTCGAAATACTCGATTGTCTATCGTCGTTCCCAGAATACGAAAGTCGACGAACGGATTGAAATCGCTTCGCGTCTTGCGGCAATCATCAATCTTCCGAAAGACGATTGGAAAGTCACGGAACGTGACATGAAAGATTACTGGGTAGCTGTCAACAGTGAAGAATCAGATCGACGGTATAAGAAGGCAGTGGAAAAGCGTTATCCAAACGCTGAAGAACAGAACAAATTGTCAATTTCGGAGCAGGATCAAATTCGCCTCGATACGATTACGAAAAAAGATATCGATTTTGATGATAAGACGATGGAAATCATCGCCATCAAACACAACATGGAAGTCGGTTATGCCCTGGACCCGCAGCTCGTTAAATTAGGAGCGAATGCTAAAGAAATGGCGATTATCGATGAAAACCTTGAAGATCTAAAAGGAGTATCGGTTGAGCCGTTTTATGAACGCTCATATCCATATGAAGGAACGTTACGAAATATCTTCGGGAAGTACTCGAAAATTCCTGCAGAACAACAAGCGGAATTCAAGGCAAAAGGATACAGCCTGAACGACCGGGTCGGAACATCATTCCTCGAGCAACAGTATGAAGATCTGTTGCGCGGAAAACCGGCTTACGATGTCTATGAAACGTTTAACGGTGAACCGGTCGGTGAACCGAATCGTGAAGAAGGCGAATCCGGGAAAGATCTCGTCTTGACGGTTGATGCAGAATACAACAAACAAGTTGACCAGATCTTGCAGCAAGCCATCAAGATGGGGCGCGGCATGGGAAGCGGTTATCTTAAAGAAGGATACGCTGTTGTCATGAATCCGAAAACCGGAGAAATTTTGGCAATGTCCGGTCAGAAGCTTGACACTGCGACGAATAAATTCAGTGATGTTGCCATCAATAACGTGTTGACTTCTCTGCAAATCGGTTCAACGATTAAAGGGGCAACAGTTGCGATGGGGCTCGAAGAAGGAGTCATTCGTCAAAACGAGGTCATCAATGATGCGCCGATCACAATTGGTGGGACGAAAAAAGGATCGTACGTCAACATGGGACCGATTACGGACCTGACGGCACTCGAACGTTCGTCAAACGTCTACATGTTTAACATCGCGATGCGGATGGCGAAATACCCGAGTAACGGTGTCGCTGGCGCGAGCGTCGATGCGGCTGCAGCGATCATGCAGAATTATTACAGTCAATTTGGTCTCGGTGTAACAACAGGAATTGATCTTCCGTATGAAGCAAAAGGGGTACAAGGTACACCGGACCGCGTCACGCTCTTGATGGACCGCGTGATTGGTCAATATGATGCCTTTACACCACTTCAAGTTGCGCAGTATGTTTCGACACTCGCGAATGGCGGGTACCGTGTACAACCGCACTTCTTAAAAGAAGTGTTGGCTTCAAACTCGATTGAAGACGAAACGAAGAAAGTTGATTACAGTTTTAAAACAAACTATTTAAACCGGATTGAAGTCAGTCAAGCGAATATTGATCATGTCCGTGAAGGATTCCATCGTGTTGTCAAAGGAGAACGCGGGACTGCGAAAATCATTGCCCAAACCGGCATCGATGCGGCAGCGAAAACAGGAACGGCGCAGGTCAGTGTTTACGGCGAAGACGGAATTGCACTTCGGGATGGAAGTGGACAACCGGTTCGCTCGTTGAACTCGAACTTAGTCGGCTGGGCGCCATACGACAATCCAGAGATGGCATGGGCCGTGTTCCTTCCATATATGGAGCAGGAAACCGTCAACTCGAAAATTGGTCATGATTTAGTGAAGGCATACTTTAATGTGAAAGATGTTCCATGGCAAACTAAGCCAAATTAA
- a CDS encoding PstS family phosphate ABC transporter substrate-binding protein, whose amino-acid sequence MSWMKKTALITTVASIAVVGAACGNDKGGSSSSSDLSGKIAIDGSSTVFPIMEAVGEEYSIEQPDVDVTVGVSGTGGGFKRFVVGETDLSNASREIKEEEAAEAEKNSVEYTKLALAYDGLTVAISKENTWVKEMTLDQLEKIWLDPNVKTWKDVDASYPAEPIKFFSPGKDSGTFDFFSEKVLEKKDMRKDVQLSEDDNVLVKGVEGTKGAIGYFGYAYYAENKDKLKEVPLVAEGKDAVDPTPETIKDLSYPLSREIYTYVNNKSLKDKKQVADFVKFTNENAGDLSEEVGYIKMPQDRYDENTKAIEDAMK is encoded by the coding sequence ATGTCTTGGATGAAAAAAACAGCTCTTATCACAACGGTAGCGTCAATCGCAGTAGTCGGTGCGGCATGCGGAAATGACAAAGGCGGCTCTTCAAGTTCTTCAGATCTTTCAGGAAAGATCGCAATTGATGGATCTTCAACAGTCTTCCCAATCATGGAAGCAGTCGGTGAAGAGTATTCAATCGAACAACCAGACGTCGATGTCACGGTCGGAGTATCAGGTACAGGCGGCGGATTCAAACGTTTTGTTGTTGGTGAAACAGACCTTTCAAATGCATCACGTGAAATTAAAGAAGAAGAAGCAGCGGAAGCTGAAAAAAATAGTGTGGAATATACGAAATTAGCGCTTGCTTACGACGGATTAACAGTCGCAATCAGCAAAGAGAACACATGGGTCAAAGAAATGACACTCGACCAGTTAGAAAAAATTTGGTTAGACCCGAATGTGAAGACATGGAAAGACGTGGATGCTTCTTATCCAGCAGAACCAATCAAATTCTTCAGCCCGGGTAAAGATTCAGGAACATTTGATTTCTTCTCAGAAAAAGTTCTTGAGAAAAAAGATATGCGTAAAGATGTTCAACTTTCAGAAGATGATAACGTCCTCGTTAAAGGGGTCGAAGGAACAAAAGGTGCGATTGGTTACTTCGGTTATGCCTACTACGCGGAAAACAAAGATAAGTTAAAAGAAGTGCCGCTTGTAGCTGAAGGAAAAGACGCAGTTGATCCGACACCGGAAACAATCAAAGATCTTTCTTACCCGCTTTCACGTGAGATCTACACGTACGTCAACAACAAATCATTAAAAGACAAAAAACAAGTGGCGGACTTCGTTAAATTCACAAATGAAAATGCAGGTGACTTATCAGAAGAAGTCGGTTATATCAAAATGCCGCAAGATCGTTACGATGAAAATACAAAAGCCATTGAAGATGCAATGAAATAA
- the pstC gene encoding phosphate ABC transporter permease subunit PstC: MNPSSNKSVRELIQKNRQQKFSMKNIMERFMPIVLFLCAFVSVVTTIGIILTLVIETEHFFEVVSFKEFFGSTSWYPLNSQPEYGIWPLVVGTLEITVIAMLVAVPIGLTSAIYLSEYASERARRVLKPILEVLAGVPTIVFGFFALTFVTPLLVKLIPGLAIYNALSPGIVVGIMIIPMIASISEDAMSSVPKKIRDGALALGSTRLEVALKVVVPAALSGIIASIVLGMSRAIGETMIVTIAGGSNPTAAVNPLEPVQTMTAYIVQVALGDAGYGTIEYYSIYAVGTLLFVFTLLMNLLANWITRRFREEY; encoded by the coding sequence GTGAATCCATCATCAAACAAATCGGTTCGCGAGCTGATCCAAAAGAACCGACAACAAAAATTCAGTATGAAAAACATCATGGAACGTTTTATGCCGATCGTACTATTTCTCTGTGCGTTCGTTTCAGTCGTTACGACCATCGGCATCATTCTCACGTTAGTTATTGAAACAGAACACTTCTTTGAAGTCGTCTCGTTCAAAGAATTCTTCGGCAGTACAAGCTGGTACCCGCTGAACTCTCAACCGGAGTATGGAATTTGGCCGCTGGTCGTCGGAACCCTTGAAATTACCGTGATTGCGATGCTGGTTGCCGTGCCGATCGGACTCACTTCTGCGATTTATTTAAGTGAGTATGCATCAGAACGCGCCCGTCGTGTTCTCAAACCGATTCTTGAAGTATTAGCCGGCGTTCCGACAATCGTTTTCGGATTTTTCGCCTTAACGTTTGTTACACCGTTACTTGTTAAATTAATTCCGGGTCTTGCGATTTATAATGCGTTAAGTCCGGGGATTGTTGTCGGAATCATGATCATTCCGATGATTGCCTCGATTTCAGAGGATGCAATGAGCTCAGTTCCGAAAAAAATTCGGGACGGCGCATTGGCACTGGGTTCAACACGTCTTGAAGTCGCTTTAAAAGTGGTTGTTCCGGCTGCACTTTCCGGAATCATCGCTTCCATCGTTCTTGGTATGTCACGCGCAATCGGTGAAACAATGATCGTGACGATTGCCGGGGGATCAAACCCTACGGCTGCAGTTAATCCGTTGGAGCCGGTTCAGACGATGACGGCTTATATCGTTCAGGTTGCCCTTGGTGACGCAGGATATGGAACGATTGAATATTACAGTATCTACGCTGTCGGTACGTTGTTGTTCGTCTTTACTCTTTTGATGAACTTACTCGCGAACTGGATCACGCGTCGTTTCAGAGAGGAGTATTAA